The following are from one region of the Populus trichocarpa isolate Nisqually-1 chromosome 8, P.trichocarpa_v4.1, whole genome shotgun sequence genome:
- the LOC7482896 gene encoding cysteine-rich receptor-like protein kinase 43 yields the protein MTKPNNFLQNLMKPFKLNSSKEGPEEEDLEKIAEQEQKQFSFETLLSATKDFHPTHKLGEGGFGPVYKGKLDDGREIAVKKLSHSSNQGKKEFMNEAKLLARVQHRNIVNLLGYCAHGVEKLLVYEYVANESLDKLLFKSDKRGQLDWKTRYNIIIGIARGLLYLHQDSHSCIIHRDIKASNILLDDKWVPKIADFGMARLFPEDQTHVNTRVAGTNGYMAPEYVMHGHLSVGADVFSFGVLVLELISGQRNSTFSQQHVEAQNLLDWAYKHHKKDRSLEIMDPELASSAVTEEVKTCIHIGLLCTQGDPQSRPHMRRIVVLLSRKPSNLEEPGRPGVPGSRYRRSRRPGGMSSTAGTFGTAGTFGESDSRTFNSSSNTKTATASTSASRETPP from the exons ATGACGAAGCCCAATAATTTCTTGCAGAATCTGATGAAGCCTTTCAAGCTCAACTCAAGCAAAG AGGGACCAGAAGAGGAGGACTTGGAGAAGATTGCTGAACAGGAACAGAAGCAGTTTTCTTTTGAGACTTTGCTCTCTGCTACCAAAGATTTCCACCCAACTCACAAGCTCGGTGAAGGTGGATTTGGACCTGTATACAAG GGGAAGTTGGATGATGGGAGAGAGATTGCAGTGAAGAAGCTGTCTCACAGTTCAAATCAGGGGAAGAAAGAATTCATGAATGAGGCAAAGCTATTAGCACGAGTCCAGCATCGaaatattgtaaatttgttAGGATATTGTGCACATGGTGTGGAAAAGCTACTGGTTTACGAGTATGTTGCCAATGAGAGCCTTGACAAGCTTCTGTTCA AATCTGACAAAAGAGGACAGCTTGATTGGAAGACgagatataatataataattggcATTGCTCGGGGTTTGCTTTACCTTCATCAGGATTCTCACAGTTGCATCATCCACCGTGACATCAAGGCAAGCAATATTTTACTGGATGACAAATGGGTTCCTAAGATTGCTGATTTTGGCATGGCCCGTCTGTTCCCGGAAGATCAAACACATGTCAACACCCGTGTTGCTGGTACCAA CGGGTATATGGCTCCAGAGTATGTCATGCATGGACATTTATCGGTGGGGGCAGACGTATTTAGCTTTGGGGTTTTGGTTCTGGAACTGATCAGCGGCCAAAGAAATTCAACATTTAGTCAACAGCATGTTGAAGCACAGAATCTACTTGATTGG GCATATAAGCACCACAAGAAAGATAGGAGTTTGGAGATTATGGACCCAGAATTAGCATCCTCAGCAGTCACCGAAGAGGTGAAAACATGTATTCATATAGGGCTGCTATGCACACAAGGTGATCCACAGTCGCGGCCGCATATGCGACGTATTGTTGTCCTGTTGTCAAGGAAACCTAGCAATCTAGAAGAACCAGGCAGACCTGGAGTTCCTGGTTCTAGATATAGGAGATCTCGAAGGCCAGGAGGAATGTCCTCAACTGCTGGAACATTCGGTACTGCTGGAACATTCGGTGAATCTGATTCCCGTACATTTAATTCAAGCTCAAATACTAAAACTGCCACCGCGTCTACCTCAGCTTCGAGAGAAACGCCCCCTTGA
- the LOC7482897 gene encoding HMG-Y-related protein B, whose amino-acid sequence MATITEDSTNPQPPPPPPAAAPAPPQQQSQQQSSAPPQYPEMIMAAIEALNEKEGSNKTSISKQIESTHPDLPPAHSTLLSHHLNKMKQSGQLVLVKNNYMKPDPNAPPKRGRGRPPKPKLPTPPGTVSGPPRPRGRPPKPRDPFAPVASPKKKTTSTGTGRPRGRPPKNASTAVPAASSGGAPPSGARRGRGRPPKAKPAVAPVAG is encoded by the exons ATGGCTACCATCACTGAAGATTCTACTAACCCccaacctcctcctccaccaccagcaGCGGCACCAGCTCCACCCCAACAACAGTCACAGCAACAATCCTCCGCTCCCCCTCAGTATCCTGAG ATGATTATGGCGGCTATTGAGGCATTGAACGAGAAAGAAGGGTCAAACAAGACATCAATTTCGAAACAAATTGAGTCAACACACCCCGATCTGCCACCTGCACATAGCACACTCCTCTCCCACCATTTGAATAAGATGAAGCAAAGTGGTCAGCTTGTTTTGGTCAAGAATAACTACATGAAGCCTGACCCCAACGCTCCCCCGAAGAGAGGCAGAGGCCGCCCTCCCAAGCCTAAGCTTCCAACCCCACCAGGAACTGTTTCTGGACCTCCCAGGCCACGTGGCCGCCCTCCCAAACCAAGGGATCCTTTCGCGCCTGTGGCTTCCCCTAAGAAGAAGACGACAAGTACTGGAACTGGGAGGCCGCGTGGTCGTCCACCTAAGAACGCTAGTACGGCGGTTCCCGCTGCGAGTTCTGGTGGTGCTCCACCCAGCGGTGCGCGGAGAGGAAGGGGGAGGCCGCCTAAGGCGAAGCCAGCCGTGGCACCCGTCGCTGGCTGA
- the LOC7482898 gene encoding phosphoglucomutase, cytoplasmic isoform X1 yields MVLFNVSRVETTPFGDQKPGTSGLRKKVKVFKQPNYLQNFVQSTFNALTPQNVRGATLVVSGDGRYFSKDAIQIITKMAAGNGLRRVWVGQNGLLSTPAVSAVIRERVGVDGSKATGAFILTASHNPGGPNEDFGIKYNMENGGPAPEGITDKIYENTKTIKEYLTADLPDVDITAIGVTSYCGSEGQFDVEVFDSASDYVKLMKSIFDFESIRKLLSSPKFTFCYDALHGVGGAYAKRIFVEELGAQESSLLNCVPKEDFGGGHPDPNLTYAKELVARMGLGKSNSEVEPPEFGAASDGDADRNMILGKRFFVTPSDSVAIIAANAVEAIPYFSAGLKGVARSMPTSAALDVVAKNLNLKFFEVPTGWKFFGNLMDAGLCSVCGEESFGTGSDHIREKDGIWAVLAWLSILACKNRENLGGGKLVTVEDIVHNHWATYGRHYYTRYDYENVDAGAAKELMACLVKLQSSLTEVNEIVSGIQSDVSKVVHADEFEYKDPVDGSISKHQGIRYLFEDGSRLVFRLSGTGSEGATIRLYIEQYEKDPSKTGRDSQDALAPLVAVALGLSKMQEFTGRSAPTVIT; encoded by the exons ATGGTGCTATTCAATGTTTCACGAGTGGAGACCACTCCTTTCGGAGACCAGAAACCTGGAACTTCTGGCCTTCGCAAGAag GTGAAGGTGTTCAAGCAACCTAATTATCTGCAGAATTTTGTCCAATCAACCTTCAATGCCCTCACTCCACAAAATGTTAGAG GTGCTACACTTGTTGTTTCTGGTGATGGTCGCTATTTCTCAAAGGATGCCATTCAG ATTATTACTAAGATGGCAGCTGGAAATGGATTAAGACGTGTTTGGGTTGGTCAGAATGGACTGCTTTCAACTCCTGCAGTATCTGCTGTAATACGTGAAAGAGTTGGTGTAGAT GGATCCAAGGCAACGGGAGCATTTATATTGACAGCAAGTCACAACCCAGGTGGTCCTAATGAG GATTTTGGGATCAAATATAACATGGAAAATGGTGGACCTGCTCCTGAGGGAATCACAGATAAGATTTATGAGAACACTAAAACAATAAAGGAGTACTTAACTGCTGATCTGCCTGAT GTGGATATTACAGCAATTGGTGTAACCAGCTATTGTGGGTCTGAGGGACAGTTTGATGTTGAGGTGTTTGACTCGGCTAGCGATTATGTCAAATTGATGAA GTCTATTTTTGACTTTGAGTCCATCCGGAAGCTGCTTTCCTCTCCAAAATTCACTTTCTG CTATGATGCACTACATGGAGTTGGTGGGGCATATGCAAAACGCATTTTTGTGGAGGAGCTTGGAGCACAAGAGAGCTCCTTATTGAACTGTGTACCCAAG GAGGACTTTGGAGGAGGGCATCCAGATCCCAATCTCACTTATGCGAAGGAGTTGGTTGCTCGTATGGGATTGGGTAAATCTAACTCTGAAGTTGAACCACCAGAATTTGGTGCTGCTTCTGATGGTGATGCTGATCGGAATATGATCCTTGGTAAAAG GTTCTTTGTTACTCCATCAGATTCTGTTGCCATCATCGCTGCAAATGCAGTGGAGGCCATACCATATTTCTCTGCTGGTCTAAAAGGAGTTGCCAG GAGCATGCCAACATCAGCTGCCCTTGACGTTGTGGCAAAAAAtctgaacttgaaattttttgag GTTCCAACTGGATGGAAGTTTTTTGGTAATTTGATGGATGCTGGTTTATGTTCAGTTTGCGGGGAAGAAAGTTTTGGAACTG GCTCAGACCACATACGTGAGAAGGATGGAATTTGGGCAGTTCTGGCTTGGCTATCCATTCTGGCTTGCAAGAATAGAGAAAATCTTGGTGGTGGAAAGCTTGTGACAGTTGAAGATATAGTTCACAACCATTGGGCTACCTATGGTCGCCACTACTATACTCGATATGACTATGAG AATGTTGATGCAGGTGCAGCAAAGGAATTAATGGCATGCTTGGTCAAACTGCAATCTTCCCTTACTGAAGTTAACGA GATTGTCAGTGGTATACAATCAGATGTGTCAAAGGTTGTTCATGCTGATGAGTTTGAATACAAAGATCCTGTTGATGGTTCCATTTCAAAGCACCAGGGTATTCGATATCTGTTTGAGGATGGCTCAAGACTG GTTTTCCGCCTCTCAGGAACTGGTTCAGAAGGTGCTACCATCAGACTCTACATTGAGCAATATGAGAAGGATCCATCAAAAACTGGAAGAGATTCTCAAGATGCACTTGCTCCTCTT GTGGCAGTTGCTCTGGGGCTTTCTAAGATGCAGGAATTCACTGGCCGATCTGCACCAACCGTCATAACATAG
- the LOC7482898 gene encoding phosphoglucomutase, cytoplasmic isoform X2 produces MKRCLGERLVSATLVVSGDGRYFSKDAIQIITKMAAGNGLRRVWVGQNGLLSTPAVSAVIRERVGVDGSKATGAFILTASHNPGGPNEDFGIKYNMENGGPAPEGITDKIYENTKTIKEYLTADLPDVDITAIGVTSYCGSEGQFDVEVFDSASDYVKLMKSIFDFESIRKLLSSPKFTFCYDALHGVGGAYAKRIFVEELGAQESSLLNCVPKEDFGGGHPDPNLTYAKELVARMGLGKSNSEVEPPEFGAASDGDADRNMILGKRFFVTPSDSVAIIAANAVEAIPYFSAGLKGVARSMPTSAALDVVAKNLNLKFFEVPTGWKFFGNLMDAGLCSVCGEESFGTGSDHIREKDGIWAVLAWLSILACKNRENLGGGKLVTVEDIVHNHWATYGRHYYTRYDYENVDAGAAKELMACLVKLQSSLTEVNEIVSGIQSDVSKVVHADEFEYKDPVDGSISKHQGIRYLFEDGSRLVFRLSGTGSEGATIRLYIEQYEKDPSKTGRDSQDALAPLVAVALGLSKMQEFTGRSAPTVIT; encoded by the exons ATGAAGCGCTGCTTAGGCGAGCGCCTTGTGA GTGCTACACTTGTTGTTTCTGGTGATGGTCGCTATTTCTCAAAGGATGCCATTCAG ATTATTACTAAGATGGCAGCTGGAAATGGATTAAGACGTGTTTGGGTTGGTCAGAATGGACTGCTTTCAACTCCTGCAGTATCTGCTGTAATACGTGAAAGAGTTGGTGTAGAT GGATCCAAGGCAACGGGAGCATTTATATTGACAGCAAGTCACAACCCAGGTGGTCCTAATGAG GATTTTGGGATCAAATATAACATGGAAAATGGTGGACCTGCTCCTGAGGGAATCACAGATAAGATTTATGAGAACACTAAAACAATAAAGGAGTACTTAACTGCTGATCTGCCTGAT GTGGATATTACAGCAATTGGTGTAACCAGCTATTGTGGGTCTGAGGGACAGTTTGATGTTGAGGTGTTTGACTCGGCTAGCGATTATGTCAAATTGATGAA GTCTATTTTTGACTTTGAGTCCATCCGGAAGCTGCTTTCCTCTCCAAAATTCACTTTCTG CTATGATGCACTACATGGAGTTGGTGGGGCATATGCAAAACGCATTTTTGTGGAGGAGCTTGGAGCACAAGAGAGCTCCTTATTGAACTGTGTACCCAAG GAGGACTTTGGAGGAGGGCATCCAGATCCCAATCTCACTTATGCGAAGGAGTTGGTTGCTCGTATGGGATTGGGTAAATCTAACTCTGAAGTTGAACCACCAGAATTTGGTGCTGCTTCTGATGGTGATGCTGATCGGAATATGATCCTTGGTAAAAG GTTCTTTGTTACTCCATCAGATTCTGTTGCCATCATCGCTGCAAATGCAGTGGAGGCCATACCATATTTCTCTGCTGGTCTAAAAGGAGTTGCCAG GAGCATGCCAACATCAGCTGCCCTTGACGTTGTGGCAAAAAAtctgaacttgaaattttttgag GTTCCAACTGGATGGAAGTTTTTTGGTAATTTGATGGATGCTGGTTTATGTTCAGTTTGCGGGGAAGAAAGTTTTGGAACTG GCTCAGACCACATACGTGAGAAGGATGGAATTTGGGCAGTTCTGGCTTGGCTATCCATTCTGGCTTGCAAGAATAGAGAAAATCTTGGTGGTGGAAAGCTTGTGACAGTTGAAGATATAGTTCACAACCATTGGGCTACCTATGGTCGCCACTACTATACTCGATATGACTATGAG AATGTTGATGCAGGTGCAGCAAAGGAATTAATGGCATGCTTGGTCAAACTGCAATCTTCCCTTACTGAAGTTAACGA GATTGTCAGTGGTATACAATCAGATGTGTCAAAGGTTGTTCATGCTGATGAGTTTGAATACAAAGATCCTGTTGATGGTTCCATTTCAAAGCACCAGGGTATTCGATATCTGTTTGAGGATGGCTCAAGACTG GTTTTCCGCCTCTCAGGAACTGGTTCAGAAGGTGCTACCATCAGACTCTACATTGAGCAATATGAGAAGGATCCATCAAAAACTGGAAGAGATTCTCAAGATGCACTTGCTCCTCTT GTGGCAGTTGCTCTGGGGCTTTCTAAGATGCAGGAATTCACTGGCCGATCTGCACCAACCGTCATAACATAG